A single window of Papio anubis isolate 15944 chromosome 8, Panubis1.0, whole genome shotgun sequence DNA harbors:
- the GRINA gene encoding protein lifeguard 1 — protein MSHEKSFLVSGDNYPPPNPGYPGGPQPPMPPYAQPPYPGAPYPQPPFQPSPYGQPGYPHGPSPYPQGGYPQGPYPQGAYPQGPYPQEGYPQGPYPQGGYPQGPYPQSPFPPNPYGQPQAFPGQDPDSPQHGNYQEEGPPSYYDNQDFPATNWDDKSIRQAFIRKVFLVLTLQLSVTLSTVAVFTFVGEVKGFVRDNVWTYYVSYAVFFISLIVLSCCGDFRRKHPWNLVALSVLTASLSYMVGMIASFYNTEAVIMAVGITTAVCFTVVIFSMQTRYDFTSCMGVLLVSMVVLFIFAILCIFIRNRILEIVYASLGALLFTCFLAVDTQLLLGNKQLSLSPEEYVFAALNLYTDIINIFLYILTIIGRAKE, from the exons ATGTCCCATGAAAAGAGTTTTTTGGTGTCTGGGGACAACTATCCTCCCCCCAACCCTGGATATCCGGGGGGGCCCCAGCCACCCATGCCCCCCTATGCTCAGCCTCCCTACCCTGGGGCTCCTTACCCGCAGCCCCCTTTCCAGCCCTCACCCTACGGTCAGCCAGGGTACCCCCATGGCCCCAGCCCCTATCCCCAAGGGGGCTACCCACAGGGCCCCTACCCCCAAGGGGCCTACCCACAGGGCCCCTACCCCCAAGAGGGCTACCCACAGGGCCCCTACCCCCAAGGGGGCTACCCCCAGGGGCCATATCCCCAGAGCCCCTTTCCCCCCAACCCCTATGGACAGCCACAGGCCTTCCCAGGACAAGACCCTGACT CACCCCAGCATGGAAACTACCAGGAGGAGGGTCCCCCATCCTACTATGACAACCAGGACTTCCCTGCCACCAACTGGGATGACAAGAGCATCCGACAGGCCTTCATCCGCAAG GTGTTCCTGGTGCTGACCCTGCAGCTGTCGGTGACCCTGTCCACGGTGGCTGTGTTCACTTTTGTTGGGGAGGTGAAGGGCTTTGTCCGGGACAACGTCTGGACCTACTATGTCTCCTATGCTGTCTTCTTCATCTCCCTCATCGTCCTCAGCTGTTGTGGGGACTTCCGGCGAAAGCACCCCTGGAACCTTGTTGCACTG TCGGTCCTGACCGCCAGCCTGTCGTACATGGTGGGGATGATCGCCAGCTTCTACAACACCGAGGCAGTCATCATGGCCGTGGGCATCACCACAGCCGTCTGCTTCACGGTCGTCATCTTCTCCATGCAG ACCCGCTACGACTTCACCTCGTGCATGGGTGTGCTCCTGGTGAGCATGGTGGTGCTCTTCATCTTCGCCATCCTCTGCATCTTCATCCGGAACCGCATCCTGGAGATTGTGTACGCCTCGCTGGGCGCTCTGCTCTTCACCTGC TTCCTGGCAGTGGACACCCAGCTGCTGTTGGGGAACAAGCAGCTGTCCCTGAGCCCGGAAGAGTACGTGTTTGCCGCGCTGAACCTGTACACAGACATCATCAACATCTTCCTGTACATCCTCACCATCATTGGCCGCGCCAAGGAGTAG